The Daucus carota subsp. sativus chromosome 9, DH1 v3.0, whole genome shotgun sequence genome window below encodes:
- the LOC135149283 gene encoding COBRA-like protein 6: protein MTYGTIVPCPTCSCGCTGQPGINCVKPGESPPVLQLPTDEEPQPVVKCTRHMRPVTIHWHVKESYKEYWRVKMTITNQNFAQNYSHWNMVVLHPNLRSVTQVFSFNYMPLNQYGSINDSGVFYGISLYNDMLLIQSCAQGNVQSEMLLHKDPDMFTFRQGWTFPRKVSFNGDECVMPQPEYYPSLPNGAQPSSPATLLIIMLLSLLFSVLAL from the exons atgacttatgg TACCATTGTTCCATGCCCTACATGCAGTTGTGGCTGCACCGGACAACCTGGAATCAACTGTGTcaa GCCTGGCGAATCACCACCGGTATTACAGCTTCCGACTGATGAAGAACCCCAGCCAGTCGTCAAGTGTACAAGGCACATGCGTCCTGTAACAATCCATTGGCATGTAAAAGAAAGTTACAAGGAGTACTGGCGAGTTAAGATGACGATAACAAACCAAAACTTTGCTCAGAATTATAGCCATTGGAATATGGTGGTGTTACACCCTAACCTGAGGAGTGTAACACAGGTTTTCAGCTTCAACTATATGCCCCTAAATCAATATGGAAGCATCa ATGATAGTGGTGTATTTTACGGCATCAGCTTGTACAACGACATGTTACTGATCCAATCCTGTGCACAGGGTAATGTGCAGTCGGAAATGTTACTACACAAAGATCCAGACATGTTTACTTTCCGACAGGGGTGGACATTTCCAAGAAAAGTTTCTTTCAATGGTGATGAATGTGTAATGCCTCAGCCAGAATACTACCCAAGTCTTCCAAATGGTGCACAACCTAGTTCCCCTGCTACACTACTCATTATAATGCTGCTGTCATTGCTCTTTAGTGTGCTTGCACTTTGA
- the LOC108202777 gene encoding COBRA-like protein 6, whose translation MGLIWILLSITVFSFVSPNDGFDVLDPNGNVTIKWDKTSDDGDTQTVTVSIYNYQLFRHIEKPGWRLSWKWPNDEVIWKMFGAEATEQGNCSAFKGSDKPHCCEKKPVIIDLLPGALHTVQFQNCCKGGVLTSLTQVPPKHISSFQMIVGGPSSYNSSLPGIPDKFTLGLPGYTCGPPREVEPTTFYEDDGRRKTQAIATWNVSCSYSQFLASPTPKCCVSLSAFYNSTIVPCPTCSCGCTGQPGINCVKPGESPPVLELPTDEVPQPVVKCTRHMCPVTIHWHVKESYKEYWRVKMTIINQNFAQNYSHWNMVVLHPNLRSVTQVFSFDYIPLNQYGSINDSGVFYGVSLYNDMLLQCGPQGNVQSEMLLHKDPDMFTFRQGWTFPRKVSFNGDECVMPQPDDYPSLPNGAQPSSPATLLIIMLLSLLFSLLAL comes from the exons ATGGGTTTAATCTGGATTTTACTTTCCATCACCGTCTTCAGTTTTGTTTCACCGAACG ATGGATTCGATGTGTTGGATCCGAACGGGAACGTTACCATCAAATGGGATAAGACTTCCGACGATGGTGATACTCAAACT GTGACAGTATCAATATACAATTACCAGCTGTTTCGGCACATAGAGAAGCCGGGATGGAGACTCAGCTGGAAGTGGCCAAATGACGAGGTCATCTGGAAGATGTTTGGAGCAGAAGCTACTGAACAGGGAAATTGTTCAGCATTTAAAGGAAGTGATAAGCCACATTGCTGTGAAAAGAAACCAGTAATCATAGACCTTCTGCCCGGAGCTTTACATACTGTGCAATTTCAAAATTGTTGCAAGGGGGGAGTTTTAACATCTTTAACTCAAGTCCCTCCAAAGCATATTTCTTCTTTTCAGATGATAGTTGGAGGTCCTTCCTCCTATAATTCTTCATTGCCAGGAATTCCGGACAAATTTACCCTTGGCCTTCCTGGTTATACATGTGGACCTCCCAGAGAGGTCGAACCTACCACATTTTATGAGGATGACGGACGTAGAAAGACACAAGCCATTG CTACATGGAATGTGAGTTGTTCTTATTCTCAGTTCCTTGCATCACCTACCCCGAAATGTTGTGTTTCCTTATCTGCATTCTACAACAGTACCATTGTTCCATGCCCTACATGCAGTTGTGGCTGCACCGGACAACCTGGAATCAACTGTGTAAA GCCTGGCGAATCACCACCGGTATTAGAACTTCCGACTGATGAAGTACCCCAGCCAGTCGTCAAGTGTACAAGGCACATGTGTCCTGTAACAATCCATTGGCATGTAAAAGAAAGTTATAAGGAGTACTGGCGAGTTAAGATGACGATTATAAACCAAAACTTTGCTCAGAATTATAGTCATTGGAATATGGTGGTGTTACACCCCAACCTGAGGAGTGTCACACAGGTTTTCAGCTTCGACTATATTCCCCTAAATCAATACGGAAGCATCA ATGATAGTGGTGTATTTTACGGCGTCAGCTTGTACAACGACATGTTACTCCAATGCGGTCCCCAGGGTAATGTGCAGTCGGAAATGTTACTCCACAAAGATCCAGACATGTTTACTTTCCGACAGGGGTGGACATTTCCGAGAAAAGTTTCTTTCAATGGTGATGAATGTGTAATGCCTCAGCCAGATGACTACCCAAGCCTTCCAAATGGTGCACAACCTAGTTCCCCTGCTACACTACTCATTATAATGCTGCTGTCATTGCTCTTTAGTCTGCTTGCACTTTGA
- the LOC108201072 gene encoding pentatricopeptide repeat-containing protein At5g02860: protein MMKQKGASITFMRWMFLPQFLPHSAHALEAFSPSPSHITVSSYFQFSTNPKRPHITYSSDPTHARLQHLLLEKSKVGFDKLDDALQLFDKMLLTKPLLPVINFNQLLAALVKMKHYSVAVSLFRDMRVNSIPVDIFTITTIINCFCHLDRVDFAFSLLAGIIKHGFVPSLVTYNTLIGGLISQDMLQEAQLLFQNLIRFKLVQPDVFTYNIIIDGICKRGNPSVAVKLFKNMEKKGCKPDTVTYTTLIDCLCKYRLVDQALGLLHQMTRKGIFPNVITYNSLFQGLCDINRWHDVKQLLKEMDARNISRDVFTYNILIDAYCKEGKIEDAEDVIELMIQRGCYPDVVTYSSLMDGYCLRGEVDKALAVFESMKRKEILPNTLSYNILINGFCKKFKVDRAMDLFQQMPSEGLTPTIETYSTILQGFFHAGRHVEARKFFKEKMINQGVELNKVTCRILLHGLCQNCYVFEALSFFQILESSGLVSDIQVYNILIDGLSKNGHLEKARSLFDNLPLKGLRPDVKTYTLMIRAYCHEGLFQEANELFWEMEANDCLPDNVTYNTLMRGYVHGKKYYEAGVLLDEMRSRGFEADASTASALLDLLEVQEQDPALLALRKKYLPLRSASEISESLTSRDMMMMMMKFLISNSRFLPHSADSAHTCCLASFFVIAVSHFSTNPNPNIPFKPKPQFSYSSNPPHARLQHLLFEKSKVGFDKLDDALQVFDKMLLMKPLLPVINFAQLLAALVKMKEYSVAVSLFRDMRVNSIPVNIFTITTIINCFCHLNRVDFAFSLLAGIIKHGFVPDVITYNTLIRGLISQDMLQEAQLFFQNLIRFQLIQPNVVTYTTIIHGICKRGNPSVAVKLFKIMEKKGCKPNTVTYNTLIDCLCKHRLVDQALGLLHQMTRKAISPDVITYNPLIQGLCDFNRWHDVKQLLKEMDVRNISRDVFTYNILIDAYCKEGMIEDAEDVIELMIQRGRYPDVVTYSSLMDGYCLRGEVDKALAVFESMKRKGILPDTLSYNILINGYCKKFKVDRAIDLFQQMPSEGLTPTIETYSTILQGFFHEGRHVEARKFFKEKMINQGVELDKVTCRILLHGLCQNSYVVEALSFFQILESRGLVPDIHVYNILIDGLSKNGHLENARRLFDNLPLNGLLPDVKTYTMLIQAYCHEGLFEEANELFRKMEANDCLPTDVTYNILIRGCLPNNKYYEAGVLLDEMRSHGFASDASTASAFLDLLEVQEQDPALLALRKKYSP from the exons ATGATGAAGCAGAAGGGAGCTTCTATTACTTTCATGAGATGGATGTTTTTGCCTCAATTTCTGCCACATTCAGCACATGCACTTGAAGCATTTAGCCCTAGCCCTAGTCACATTACTGTTTCTTCATATTTTCAATTCTCCACTAATCCCAAACGCCCTCATATTACTTATTCCTCTGATCCAACTCATGCTCGACTTCAACATCTACTCCTCGAGAAATCCAAGGTTGGTTTCGATAAACTCGATGATGCTCTCCaactgtttgataaaatgcTCCTTACGAAGCCTCTGCTTCCTGTTATCAACTTCAATCAACTGTTAGCCGCCCTTGTTAAAATGAAACACTACTCCGTAGCTGTCTCCCTATTTAGGGATATGCGTGTAAATAGCATCCCTGTTGATATATTTACCATTACTACTATCATCAACTGTTTTTGTCACTTGGATCGTGTCGATTTTGCCttttcattactggctggaatCATCAAGCACGGTTTTGTGCCAAGTTTGGTTACTTATAACACCCTCATCGGGGGCCTTATTTCCCAAGATATGCTTCAAGAGGCTCAGCTTTTGTTCCAGAACCTCATCAGATTTAAACTTGTTCAACCCGATGTTTTTACCTATAACATAATCATTGACGGAATCTGCAAGAGAGGGAATCCTTCTGTGGCTGTTAAGTTGTTCAAAAATATGGAGAAGAAAGGTTGCAAGCCTGATACTGTAACTTACACCACACTTATTGATTGTTTATGTAAATATAGGTTAGTTGATCAAGCATTGGGTCTTCTCCACCAAATGACAAGGAAAGGCATATTTCCAAATGTTATAACCTACAACTCATTATTTCAAGGTCTGTGTGACATTAATCGATGGCATGATGTCAAACAATTGCTCAAGGAGATGGATGCTAGGAACATTTCTCGAGATGTTTTTACTTacaatatattgattgatgcgTATTGCAAAGAAGGAAAGATTGAAGATGCAGAGGATGTGATAGAGTTGATGATTCAAAGAGGCTGTTATCCTGATGTAGTCACTTACAGCTCACTCATGGATGGATACTGCTTGCGAGGAGAGGTTGATAAAGCATTAGCAGTGTTCGAAAGCATGAAGAGAAAGGAAATATTGCCTAATACTCTTAGCTATAATATCCTCATCAACGGTTTTTGTAAAAAGTTTAAAGTGGACAGAGCCATGGATCTTTTCCAACAAATGCCCTCTGAAGGTTTAACCCCAACTATTGAGACTTACAGTACTATACTGCAAGGTTTTTTTCATGCGGGTAGACATGTTGAAGCACGTAAATTTTTTAAGGAAAAGATGATTAACCAAGGTGTTGAGTTGAATAAAGTGACATGTCGTATCTTGTTGCATGGTCTTTGCCAGAATTGTTATGTATTTGAAGCACTATCGTTTTTTCAAATACTGGAGTCCAGTGGGTTAGTTTCTGATATACAGGTTTACAATATTCTGATTGATGGACTAAGCAAAAATGGACATCTTGAGAAAGCAAGAAGCCTTTTTGACAACCTGCCTTTGAAAGGTTTGCGGCCTGACGTCAAGACATACACATTGATGATCCGAGCATATTGTCATGAAGGGTTATTCCAGGAAGCGAATGAACTATTCTGGGAAATGGAAGCAAATGATTGCTTGCCGGATAATGTAACCTACAATACACTTATGCGCGGTTATGTACACGGTAAGAAGTACTATGAAGCAGGTGTACTACTGGATGAAATGCGTAGTCGCGGCTTTGAAGCAGATGCATCTACCGCATCTGCTTTACTGGATTTACTTGAAGTGCAAGAACAGGATCCTGCTCTCCTTGCTTTGCGCAAGAAGTACTTGCCAT TGCGTTCTGCCAGCGAAATCTCTGAGTCTTTGACAAGTAGAgatatgatgatgatgatgatgaaattTTTGATATCAAATTCTCGATTCCTACCACATTCTGCAGATTCAGCTCATACTTGTTGTCTTGCATCCTTTTTTGTTATTGCAGTTTCTCACTTCTCcactaaccctaaccctaatatCCCCTTTAAACCCAAACCCCAATTCTCTTATTCCTCTAATCCACCTCATGCTCGTCTTCAACATTTACTCTTTGAGAAGTCCAAGGTTGGTTTCGATAAACTCGATGATGCTCTccaagtgtttgataaaatgctcCTTATGAAACCTCTGCTTCCTGTTATCAACTTTGCTCAACTATTAGCTGCCCTTGTTAAAATGAAAGAGTACTCTGTAGCTGTGTCTCTCTTTAGAGATATGCGTGTAAATAGCATCCCTGTTAATATATTTACCATTACTACTATCATCAACTGTTTTTGTCATTTGAATCGTGTCGATTTTGCCttttcattactggctggaatCATCAAGCACGGTTTTGTCCCTGATGTGATTACTTATAACACTCTCATCAGGGGCCTTATTTCCCAAGATATGCTTCAAGAGGCTCAGCTTTTTTTCCAGAACCTCATCAGATTTCAACTTATTCAACCTAATGTTGTTACCTATACAACTATCATTCACGGCATCTGCAAGAGAGGGAATCCTTCTGTGGCTGTTAAGTTGTTCAAAATTATGGAGAAGAAAGGTTGCAAGCCTAATACTGTGACTTACAACACACTTATTGACTGTTTGTGTAAGCATAGATTAGTTGATCAAGCATTGGGTCTTCTCCACCAAATGACAAGGAAAGCAATATCTCCGGATGTTATAACCTACAACCCATTAATTCAAGGGTTGTGTGACTTTAATCGATGGCATGATGTCAAACAATTGCTCAAGGAGATGGATGTTAGGAACATTTCTCGAGATGTTTTTACTTacaatatattgattgatgcgtattgcaaagaaggaatgattgAAGATGCAGAGGATGTGATAGAGTTGATGATTCAAAGAGGCCGTTATCCTGATGTAGTCACTTACAGCTCACTCATGGATGGATACTGCTTGCGAGGAGAGGTTGATAAAGCATTAGCAGTGTTTGAAAGCATGAAGAGAAAGGGAATATTGCCTGATACTCTTAGCTATAATATCCTCATCAACGGTTATTGTAAAAAGTTTAAAGTGGACAGAGCCATAGATCTTTTTCAACAAATGCCCTCTGAAGGTTTAACCCCAACTATTGAGACTTACAGCACTATATTGCAAGGTTTTTTTCATGAGGGTAGACATGTTGAAGCACGTAAATTTTTTAAGGAAAAGATGATTAACCAAGGTGTTGAGTTGGATAAAGTGACATGCCGTATCTTGTTGCATGGTCTTTGCCAGAATAGTTATGTTGTTGAAGCACTATCCTTTTTTCAAATACTGGAATCCAGGGGGTTAGTTCCTGATATACATGTTTACAATATTCTGATTGATGGACTAAGCAAAAATGGACATCTAGAGAATGCAAGAAGGCTTTTTGACAACCTTCCTTTGAATGGTTTGCTGCCTGACGTCAAGACATACACAATGCTGATCCAAGCATATTGTCATGAAGGGTTATTTGAGGAAGCGAATGAACTATTCAGGAAAATGGAAGCAAATGATTGCTTGCCTACTGATGTAACCTACAACATACTAATCCGAGGTTGTTTACCCAATAATAAGTACTATGAAGCAGGTGTACTCCTGGATGAAATGCGTAGTCACGGCTTTGCATCAGATGCATCTACCGCATCTGCTTTCCTGGATTTACTTGAAGTGCAAGAACAGGATCCCGCTCTCCTTGCTTTGCGCAAGAAGTACTCGCCATAA
- the LOC135149282 gene encoding pentatricopeptide repeat-containing protein At1g64583, mitochondrial-like — protein sequence MKDDEAHALEAFRPHIPYSSNPTHARLGRLLLEKAKVGFCYLNRVDFAFSLLAGIIRHGFVPNVVTYTTLIRGLISQDMPHEAQLLSVDQALGLFYQMNKKGISPDVITYNSLIQGLCDLMNKTYTMMIQAYCHEGLFQEANELFWEMEANDCLPDNVTYNTLMRGYLHNKKYYEAGVLLDEMRSRGFEVDASTASALLDLLEVQEQDPALLALRKKYLP from the exons ATGAAAGATGATGAAGCACATGCACTTGAAGCATTCAGGCCTCATATTCCTTATTCCTCTAATCCAACTCATGCTCGACTTGGACGATTACTCCTTGAGAAGGCTAAGGTTGGTTTCTGTTACTTGAATCGTGTCGATTTTGcattttcattattggctggaatCATCAGGCACGGTTTTGTGCCAAATGTGGTTACTTATACCACTCTCATCAGGGGACTTATTTCCCAAGATATGCCTCATGAGGCTCAGCTTTT GTCAGTCGATCAAGCATTGGGTCTTTTCTACCAAATGAATAAGAAAGGGATATCTCCGGATGTTATAACCTACAACTCATTAATTCAAGGGTTGTGTGACTTAATGAATAAGACATACACAATGATGATCCAAGCATATTGTCATGAAGGGTTATTCCAGGAAGCGAATGAACTATTCTGGGAAATGGAAGCAAATGATTGCTTGCCGGATAATGTAACCTACAATACACTTATGCGCGGTTATTTACACAATAAGAAGTACTATGAAGCAGGTGTACTCCTGGATGAAATGCGTAGTCGCGGCTTTGAAGTAGATGCATCTACCGCATCTGCTTTACTGGATTTACTTGAAGTGCAAGAACAGGATCCTGCTCTCCTTGCTTTGCGCAAGAAGTACTTGCCGTAG